A genomic stretch from Oncorhynchus tshawytscha isolate Ot180627B linkage group LG07, Otsh_v2.0, whole genome shotgun sequence includes:
- the LOC121846753 gene encoding guanine nucleotide exchange factor DBS-like isoform X1, translating into MDESTYTCVLQSHLSGRHSVHLDDVADCYCFFSSEPGQTPHITLSRAKWLSTSSLLQAKRRGWNKASFSMDVPEVHDGYSSAEDPMNSDPEDEGGRKLAVGNRFTVVADYEKEKGGPQDLSVKSGDMVQLIKEGGDGQWFVRNLGSNKDGWVAAANLLTLITESKSSQSLCSSEGSVTGNLNTSSSCSETYTSFSDIKP; encoded by the exons ATGGATGAGTCAACCTACACCTGTGTACTTCAAAGCCACCTGAGTGGCAGACACAGCGTTCATCTGGACGACGTTGCTGACTGCTACTGCTTCTTCTCCTCAGAGCCTGGTCAGACTCCTCACATCACTCTGAGCAGGGCCAAGTGGCTCAGCACCTCTAGTCTCTTACAGGCCAAAAGGAGAG gTTGGAACAAGGCCTCTTTCTCCATGGATGTGCCAGAAGTGCATGATGGGTACTCCAGCGCCGAGGACCCCATGAACTCTGACCCTGAGGATGAGGGAGGCAGGAAGCTG GCTGTCGGCAACAGGTTCACAGTGGTGGCGGACtatgagaaggagaaaggagggcCTCAGGACCTGTCAGTGAAGAGTGGAGACATGGTGCAGCTCATTAAAGAGGGAGGTGACGGACAGTGGTTTGTTAGAAACTTGGGGAGCAACAAAGATGGCTGGGTAGCAGCAGCCAACCTTCTCACCCTCATCACAGAGTCCAAGTCCTCACAGTCCCTCTGCAGCTCAG aggGCAGTGTAACTGGCAACCTCAACACCTCCTCCAGCTGCAGTGAAACCTACACAAGTTTCTCTGACATCAAGCCCTAA
- the LOC112235381 gene encoding calcium-binding protein 39-like, with translation MPLFGKSHKNPADIIRTLKENMAILVKQDKKTEKASEEVSKCLVAMKEILYGTGDKEPHTETVAQLAQELYNSGLLISLVENLQVIDFEGKKDVCQIFNNILRRQIGTRSPTVEYFCSHQEVLFVLQKGYETPGSALNCGIMLRECIRHEPLAKLVLHSEHFQDFFNYVEMETFDIASDAFATFKDLLTRHKVLVAEYLEQNYDAIFDQYEKLLHSDNYVTKRQSLKLLGELLLDRHNFTVMTRYISKPENLKLMMNLLRDKSPNIQFEAFHVFKVFVANPNKTQPIIDILLKNQPKLIDFLSNFQKDRMDDEQFNDEKTYLIKQIRDLKKPAS, from the exons ATGCCGCTGTTCGGTAAATCCCACAAGAATCCCGCCGACATCATCCGGACTCTGAAGGAGAACATGGCCATCCTGGTCAAACAAGACAAGAAAACAGAAAAG GCATCAGAGGAGGTGTCTAAGTGTCTTGTGGCCATGAAGGAGATACTATATGGGACCGGTGACAAGGAGCCTCACACAGAGACGGTGGCCCAGTTGGCCCAGGAGCTCTACAACAGCGGCCTGCTCATCTCCCTGGTGGAAAACCTGCAGGTCATTGACTTTGAG GGGAAGAAGGACGTGTGTCAAATCTTCAACAACATCCTGCGGAGGCAGATCGGCACCCGCAGCCCCACCGTTGAGTACTTCTGCTCTCACCAAGAGGTGCTGTTTGTGCTGCAAAAAGG GTATGAGACCCCTGGGTCTGCGCTGAACTGTGGCATCATGCTGAGGGAGTGTATCAGACACGAGCCCCTGGCCAAGCTGGTTCTCCACTCAGAACACTTCCAGGACTTCTTCAATTACGTAGAGATGGAGACCTTCGACATCGCCTCAGACGCTTTCGCCACCTTCAAG GACCTGCTCACAAGACACAAGGTCCTGGTAGCTGAATATCTAGAACAGAATTATGATGCC ATCTTTGACCAGTATGAGAAGTTATTACACTCTGATAACTATGTGACAAAGAGACAGTCATTAAAG TTGTTGGGAGAGCTTCTGTTGGACAGGCATAACTTCACAGTGATGACCCGGTACATCAGCAAGCCTGAAAACCTGAAGCTGATGATGAACCTACTGAGGGACAAGAGCCCTAACATACAATTTGAGGCCTTCCACGTCTTCAAG GTGTTTGTGGCGAACCCCAACAAGACGCAGCCCATCATAGACATCCTGCTGAAGAACCAGCCCAAACTCATCGACTTCCTTAGCAACTTCCAGAAGGACCGCATGGACGACGAGCAATTCAACGACGAGAAGACCTACCTAATCAAACAGATCCGAGACCTAAAGAAACCCGCCTCTTAA
- the LOC121846753 gene encoding guanine nucleotide exchange factor DBS-like isoform X2, whose translation MVVEETVTSPTTDRASVAKTRFTLQGFSNLKSQKGWNKASFSMDVPEVHDGYSSAEDPMNSDPEDEGGRKLAVGNRFTVVADYEKEKGGPQDLSVKSGDMVQLIKEGGDGQWFVRNLGSNKDGWVAAANLLTLITESKSSQSLCSSEGSVTGNLNTSSSCSETYTSFSDIKP comes from the exons aTGGTTGTAGAGGAGACCGTCACCAGTCCCACCACTGACAGGGCATCAGTGGCTAAAACGCGTTTTACCCTTCAAGGCTTCAGCAATCTGAAGAGTCAGAAAG gTTGGAACAAGGCCTCTTTCTCCATGGATGTGCCAGAAGTGCATGATGGGTACTCCAGCGCCGAGGACCCCATGAACTCTGACCCTGAGGATGAGGGAGGCAGGAAGCTG GCTGTCGGCAACAGGTTCACAGTGGTGGCGGACtatgagaaggagaaaggagggcCTCAGGACCTGTCAGTGAAGAGTGGAGACATGGTGCAGCTCATTAAAGAGGGAGGTGACGGACAGTGGTTTGTTAGAAACTTGGGGAGCAACAAAGATGGCTGGGTAGCAGCAGCCAACCTTCTCACCCTCATCACAGAGTCCAAGTCCTCACAGTCCCTCTGCAGCTCAG aggGCAGTGTAACTGGCAACCTCAACACCTCCTCCAGCTGCAGTGAAACCTACACAAGTTTCTCTGACATCAAGCCCTAA